The segment ATTtcttaaatttaataaaatatattttagatATTAATTAGGTAACTTTGTATTTATCATTAGGTCTACAATATAATTTTACGTACAAGAGAATGAAAAAACCGCGTAACCTtactttttattaattaattatattaaaatattttcagtTGAATCATTCTTGATTTGCAGGTTTTTTTGAGCGGTGAACATAACTATTTTAAGCCGTTAAAAAACCATaaactttattaaaaaaattacaaagagTAATAAGTAATTCTTAATTGTTTTATTatacattgtttttttattatttatttttaaaacaatgTCTGATTTCTAAATTTATAATCATTTTGAATACAACCATACAAAATACCAATAAAACTAAGATGAACATCAAAtggtataaatataaatataacttgGATAAATCTTAAATAATCAAtcattattaatataatattaggAATTTTTTTAACATAAATAACCAAAAATCTAGAATAAATACTACTCAATCAATCACTTTCACATATCCATAAGTCGTTTTCTAGGCTTAGAAGGACATGTTTTTTGATCATGACCACTTTGTCTACACAATCCACAAAGATTAGCATTTTCCATTCTTTAATGTCCATTCCATTTTGTAGCATTGTTGAGCGAGGGAGACCTTTTTCCTTTTGTTTTAACTTTGAATTTGGAAGCATTCCTCGAATAGATGTCTCGGGCCAATATGCTTCATGAGGGGTCAGGGAAGCATTCCTTGAATAGATGTCTCGGGCCAATATTCTTCATGAGGGACCGGGGAAAAATCAGATGCCCAGGTAGCAAAATATTCAAATATTGAGTAATATTGTTGAATATATTGACTCGTATTTAAAGCAATGTTGTAAAAATCGCTTGACGGTCGACTAGTGTTAAAGGATTAATCGAGGGTTAATCGGagaccatagattattaataaaatattaaaatcaattaaatattaatatatctttagaaaaacaagtacttcaaaattagaaaataagaaaaattgtaatttggaaatttggaaatacgaaaatatgaacattttgttataatatttgaaaatttgaaaattttggagtaaaaaaaagaaagttggttttgtgaattttttaaaaattttttgatctttttttgacttttgttgacttttgttgaccaatTAATCCCGCCAAGGCCGATTAATCCCGCCGAacccgattaatcctaaatttccgaTTAATGTCCTAATCCTTGACGGTTGGAGAACGCCAAGCGATTAATCCACggttaatcgccgattaatcccgatttctgcaaccatgattTAAAGAAAGATAGGCGCATGCACTCAAGACATAAGAGCACAGATACTTATATATCTCCCACTTACCACATGTGCAAGTTTTTTTCTCCAAATCAACTAACTTGCACATTTTTTCCTTTTAGAGTAACCACCTCAATTATTCCTTTTTCTCGGTTGAAAGATTTCAAGGTGTGTGCACTAGCTTTTGACATTGATGCCGCTTGTTTTACAACAACATGAGGAGTAAACACATCTCCATTAGCTTGAGCAGTAGGTCCCAAAGAACGTCTCACATCAAAGTAGTGAACCAATCTATAGAATGTAAGTTGGACACATGAAGTGATTGGTAAAAAACGAGCACCTTTAAGTACACTATTAAAAAGCTCTGGCATATTTGTAGTGAGCAGCCCATAACGTTTCCCACCATCATGTGCAAGTGTCCATCTACAAAGTGAATGTACCTCGAGCCATTGATGAGCTTGTGCATTTGGTTTTCCAATTTTTCCATGACAGAGTTGAACTTACGAACTTGATTTTGACTTCCAGCACAATAAGCTAAAACTTTTAAATGTGAGTTGCGAAACTTTTCATGAAAGTTGTTGAAAAAATGTCGCAAATAGTACCTGTAAATCCTTTCAAACGTGAACAATAAATTAAAAGTACCATAAAAGTGGTTAACGAAATTAAATAAACAATACCTGTGAAAACTATGGGGCTTCAACCATGGTGATCCTTGCTCATTAACTACCCTTAGGATTCCACTATGACGATCATATATTAAACAAATTTTGTCACGTTCTTTCACCACATGTTTCTTGACATGATTAAGAAACCAATACCTGTAATATGACTCGGTCTCAACAATAGCAAATGCAAGAGGAAAAATCTGATTGTTACCATTAACTCCCATTGCAATCATCATCTTTCCCTTATACTTACCATATAAATGTGTCGCATCAATGCTAACAACATGCCGACAATGCACAAATTCATTGATAGAAGGAGCAAACCCAAAAAACATGTATGAACTCCACTTTATCAACATTACTCTCCCCTCAATCCACATTATTATCCATGTGATCCACATTACTCAATCTAGCAGTGCACCATTCAACTATAGTTCCTGGATTGTAAAATTGAAGTGGAACCATAAATTTTGGTAAAACAATATAAGATTCTTCCCAGTTTCTAAATATATGTTCAATCGCCTTTTGCTTTCCCACCTAGACTTTCCTGAACGAAGGAGTATATCCTAATTTATCAATTATTTCAGTTCTCAAGGTAGGAATCCTAATAGATGTTTGTTCCTTAATATGGTGTTCAGTTTCTTGAGCGATCAAGCTCGCATCCAGATTTGGATGATCTTGAGTAATCCTATACTGGAAACAAGGATGTGGACCAATATATTGTGTTATCTCAAAATACCTACTACATTTACATTTACATGCACGTAATTGCCACTTACAACCAGTTTGTGAACATAACTTACATCTTACCTTCCAAATTGTTGGACATGTTTCAACTACTTCATATTGTCGATGCTTCCTAATCGTGTAAAGCTTAATAGCTATAGACCAAGTTCATCCTTATTCTTAAAAGAATTTTCTCCCAAATCTTAAGTTAAATGACTTTTATTTTTAGAGTGTGACACCGCCCAATTGTCAACATTAGCCACATCTATTCCTTCTAAACTATTAAAATTAGAAGGTACCTCGATGTCAGCTCCATATGTGGTTACATCTTCTCCATTTTCAGTTTCATATTCATCCCCACTTTCATATCCTTCATTGTCCGTGTCAAATCCGCTACTCATTCCATTGTTCAGGACGGCAAATTGagaaattatgttgaagtccttggTGTGAATCATGTCTGACACAACATCAATATGATTCACAGTAGGTAATAAAATAATGTTCATTTCTTCTTCTATCAAAACTGATTCTTGAGTTCTGCGAgtaatataacaaaaaaaaattataagtggAAACAATAACAAATTATAATTACGAAATTGTGATAAAAAACAGGAACATACTAAAATGGATTGCTTATTTAGTCTTTATGGTAAATGCGTGTAAAACAAATGGACTATTTTTAATTCCCAGTACATCCTATTCGATATGACTTTTTCTTCaaagaaataaaataatgttcctttcttcttctatCAAAACTGATTCTCGAGTTCTGCGAgtaatataacaaaaaaaaaattataagcggAAACAATAACAAATTATAATTACGAAATTGTGATAAAAAACAGGAACTTACTAAAATGGATTGCTTATTTAGTCTTTATGGTGAATGCGTGTAAAACAAATGGACTATTTTTAATTCCCAGTACATCCTATTCGATATGACTTTTTCTTCAAAGAAATAGTTTATAGACAACACTAGTAACTTTTCCCAGTGGCAACAGAGAGGCAGCAGAGATAGCCTCAAACTTATTATACAATAGCCCGTAACATATTTCACAAAAATCATAATATGACAGAAGTAGCCCCAAACAAatttcacaaaaatcatcaaagaaacaaaaggttaaaattttgaaatttgatgtGTAATATGATTTTTAGTACCTGGGTGTTATATCCAATGTTTTAAAatccggtttgaaccggccggtctaaccggttggaccgggaaccgggAGAGGCAGCGGTTCAATtatcaccggttttacattgatttctaAACTAGATTGAACCGGCATGTTTTTAGAAAAAAtcgtttgaacttgtaaacatcaaattcataatttttatatttatgtacgtgtagaaaaatagaaaaaaacatgaaaaatataaaaaccgATTCACATGAtggtcgaaccggttaaaccgggaaccggtcaccatactggttcaactaaaaaaccggtttttaaaacattggttatATCCAGGTGATTTTTATCTCGATTGACGTCAAACTCTAAGTATAGATCATTGTTGCTTTACTCGAAGACTTGTTGTAATTTATATATTCTTCCCCATCACAAATTTTTCCGTACCGGTAACATAGCAAAGTAACAAATTTTGATGTCATGTTGACAAAAATCTATAGAGAAACAAAAACAAttattaaaataaggtaacacaTTAATTTACACATAAATGCATTTACTACAAAACCTATAAAatatacaaaagaaaattttgaaagaaaTTTACATTATCATGATTAACAGTGAGGAGTTGAAAGTCATCCATCTTGCTTCAAGTCACACGCATTGATAAAAGGGACTCAAGAACAATAAAATTAAAAGCcctaaaattaatataaaaacatGAAGTACATTGGTTAAGGAATCAATAAAGCCCTTTTATGCAACAAAAATTGACCTAAGAAAAATTGACACTAACATAAACCAATAAGTCAATGAGAAGAAAGTCTCACTGTAGGGAAAATTGAAGAAGATGATTGTGATGAACGACTCTAATGATTGGCCATCCAGGGAAGAAGAACAAACGCGTGATGAACGATGAGGCAAGAACGTGTGTGAATATTGAAGTCCTTTCCTAGGCTAATAGGGTTTTTTATTCTTCTAAATAAAACTACaattattttgtaaataattttcAAACTATCCCATTTTGGTAAATACTTTTCAAAACTACGATATTTTTGTAAAAAACTCATCGTTTCTTACCCTCCATATGCTGGTTCCATAGCAAAAAACTTGTAAAATCGACTTTTCGCAATTCCCCCGTCTAGCTGCAAAATCAAGGACCTCCGTGGTTGTGTTGAACGGATGAGACAACATTTAAAAACCCATTCCATCACCAACCTTGCAAACCGAATCctcatttttttcatttaaaaatgttTCAATCTTTAGGTTTTACTTTTACCATTTGGTCAGTGTGTTCTTGGCAATAAAATTACAACGGAATCCTCATCCACTTTTGGGTCTCCTCTTTGAGAAATGAGAAGCATATAAGCTCAGACTGCGTGGGGATCTCGCTACTTCCAACCATTCAGAGAGGAAAGAGATGGCCGGAGGTAACCCTGTGAAGGGCTCATCCAACAAGCCATCAGCTTCTTCCTCCGCTTCTCACCACCGCAAATCTAATCGGGAATCCGGTCCCAATAACACTGCATCTGCCCCTTCCAAACCCTCTCCTTCAAAACCGCCATCTAACTCCAAACCCTCCCCTTCTTCCAGACACAAACCATCTCCAAAGCTCAACCCCAATCCAATCCCCTCGCCCCATCCCAGACCCGAAAACTTTGCACCACCGCCTTTGCCACCGCCACCTCCGGCGTATGGTTTTCACATGCTCGATCGCAGAACAATCATTATCGCTGATGGTAGTGCTCGCTCCTACTTCGCTTTGCCACCGGATTACCAAGATTTCCCCCCGCCGCTCCCTAGGCCCCCAATGCGGCCTCACGGCCCGGAGCCTTGGTTAGGGTTTGATCGACAATTTCCACCCGGCCGACCGATCCCCGGAGGGGATGACCAATATCGTCAACAGAATCAAGATTATTGGAATTCGCTAGGACCTGAAGGCTCTCGTAAGAGGAAATTTGGTGATGAAAGAGATGGGAGAGAAGTGGGTGAGGTCAACGACGAGTTCGCAAGGCAAAGACAACAGCTTTTGCAGTATGGAAATATGATTTCAAGTTCTAATGGATCTCATATGGCGGGCCCAAGTAATCGAGTTCAGCTTGATGAAACGAGGGCACCCAAGTATATGAGACCTGAAGGGGAGTATAGGAATTTGCAGGGTAGGCATAATGAGATTGATCCAGCAAAGTTTAAAAGTGCATTTATGAATTTTATCAGACTGATAAACGAGAATTCAAATCAGAAGAAGAAATACTTAGCAGATGGTAAACAGGGTTCTGTTCAGTGTCTTGCATGCGGCAGGTTTgataaagttttaatttttaatcTAGTATTTCAGTTACTGATTTCTTCTATTACGTTTTATGGAGAAGTGCTTCTGCGTGCTATGCTTCTCCTATTACTGATTTCTTCTATTAAGTTTTAATTTAGCGTTTCATTTACTTCTTTAACTTTTATTTAAATCTGTTGTGTGATTGGGATGTAGCATTTGATTCAATTTGGTATACAGTGCAGATGCTGTGCAACACTTGGTATAAGTTACAACTATGTTTTATATAGTATTACATAGCACTATTATCTATGTTATAGGCAACAACTTCGATCTATCATAATGGTGTTTAGTATTTAGTTCTAATATC is part of the Lactuca sativa cultivar Salinas chromosome 7, Lsat_Salinas_v11, whole genome shotgun sequence genome and harbors:
- the LOC111877779 gene encoding uncharacterized protein LOC111877779, whose protein sequence is MAGGNPVKGSSNKPSASSSASHHRKSNRESGPNNTASAPSKPSPSKPPSNSKPSPSSRHKPSPKLNPNPIPSPHPRPENFAPPPLPPPPPAYGFHMLDRRTIIIADGSARSYFALPPDYQDFPPPLPRPPMRPHGPEPWLGFDRQFPPGRPIPGGDDQYRQQNQDYWNSLGPEGSRKRKFGDERDGREVGEVNDEFARQRQQLLQYGNMISSSNGSHMAGPSNRVQLDETRAPKYMRPEGEYRNLQGRHNEIDPAKFKSAFMNFIRLINENSNQKKKYLADGKQGSVQCLACGRSSKEFPDMHSLIMHTYNQEKEVAEHLGLHKALCILMSWNHMMPPDNSRSYQRLSGQQAGADRDDLIMWPPHVIIQNTITGKGRDGRMEGLGNKAMDMKLRDLGFTSGKSKAMFGREGHLGITVVKFGGDHSGLKDAMRLADFFERQKHGRGSWASLRSGSGSGRDEDKDPNFVKFDNKTGEKERVLYGYLGTVFDLDSLDFDTKKKVTIESKREKAQQPHPNPNPTT